One window of Hymenobacter sp. BRD128 genomic DNA carries:
- a CDS encoding porin family protein — protein MKHALLLFASLAAPGAAHAQVKGLPSASDYSEGASTTSRNTGFGIKGGLSYSDLQGSGTSIFTNRDKLSTFHAGVYGQYGFTHFASLQVEALYSRKGFQSTAPATGSQQANRLDYLAVPVLFVGNITETLSFHLGPQVSVLTGARSGGQDLDVSQSGYHRFDFGGVLGAEARLGPARLGVRYDLSLANLYKDGAALTYNGQPLSTLVTDPNIRNSVLQVYLGIGIAH, from the coding sequence CGCCGCTCACGCCCAGGTAAAGGGATTGCCCTCGGCCAGCGACTATTCGGAAGGCGCAAGCACTACTTCCCGCAACACCGGCTTTGGCATCAAGGGTGGCTTGAGCTACAGCGACTTGCAGGGCAGCGGCACCAGCATTTTTACGAATCGCGACAAGCTGAGTACCTTTCACGCCGGGGTGTACGGGCAGTACGGCTTCACGCACTTTGCCTCGCTGCAAGTAGAGGCGCTGTACTCGCGCAAGGGTTTTCAGAGCACGGCCCCGGCCACTGGTAGCCAGCAAGCTAATCGCCTGGACTACCTGGCCGTGCCCGTGCTGTTTGTGGGCAACATCACCGAAACGCTCAGCTTTCACCTTGGCCCGCAGGTGTCGGTGCTCACCGGCGCCCGCAGCGGCGGCCAAGACCTCGACGTGAGCCAGAGCGGCTACCACCGCTTCGACTTTGGGGGTGTGCTGGGCGCCGAGGCGCGGCTAGGGCCCGCCCGCCTGGGCGTGCGCTACGACCTCAGCCTTGCCAACCTCTACAAAGACGGGGCGGCCCTCACTTACAACGGCCAGCCGCTGAGCACGCTCGTCACCGACCCCAACATCCGCAACTCGGTGCTGCAGGTGTACCTGGGTATTGGCATCGCGCACTAG
- a CDS encoding type 1 glutamine amidotransferase domain-containing protein, with amino-acid sequence MSLFSSDKLKGKRIAILATDGFEQVELTEPQKFLKNEGATVDVVSLKSGSIKGWDKTEWGDKVDVDKTLSDVKVADYDALVLPGGQINPDKLRIEPTAVDFVREFAHSGKLVAAICHGSWTLIEADVVRGKHMTSWPSVKTDLRNAGAQWQDSEVVVDGNFVTSRKPEDLDAFNKKIEEKLLGKVS; translated from the coding sequence ATGTCCCTTTTCAGCAGCGATAAACTCAAAGGCAAGCGCATTGCCATTCTGGCCACCGACGGCTTTGAGCAGGTAGAGCTTACCGAACCCCAGAAATTTCTTAAAAACGAAGGCGCCACGGTCGACGTCGTTTCCCTCAAATCAGGTTCCATCAAAGGCTGGGACAAAACCGAGTGGGGCGACAAAGTAGATGTAGACAAAACCCTGAGCGACGTTAAAGTGGCCGACTACGACGCCCTGGTGCTGCCGGGCGGCCAGATTAATCCCGATAAACTGCGCATCGAGCCCACGGCCGTGGATTTCGTGCGCGAGTTTGCCCACTCCGGCAAGCTGGTGGCCGCCATCTGCCACGGCTCCTGGACGCTCATTGAGGCCGACGTGGTACGCGGCAAGCACATGACCAGCTGGCCCAGCGTAAAAACCGACCTGCGCAACGCCGGTGCCCAGTGGCAGGACTCGGAAGTGGTAGTGGATGGCAACTTCGTAACGAGCCGCAAGCCCGAAGACCTCGATGCTTTCAACAAGAAAATTGAGGAGAAGCTGCTCGGTAAAGTCAGCTAG
- a CDS encoding GMC family oxidoreductase — protein sequence MARPTPPGPRSATLAPAPARRRPARRHRAPAAAASPCHRYYLSLPGAGNRLGAGGGVVAGELAQAGHDVLVLEAGPYLHGRDFTQREVDMMGRLYDARGALSTRDGSVGILAGACLGGGTTVNWAGAFRTPDYVLAEWASQHDAPQFLSSDFQKSLDAVAAALSVNTDYPRHNGQNQALRDGSARLGQATRLIPRNEKGLMAVDQHFSALGYSTLGDAHGLKQGTLNTYLRTAADHGARLLPDTRVERVTIVAGRATGAEAVHTPPGGQPVHITVRAERVVVAGGAIQTPVLLLRSGLRHPHLGRHLHLHPTVAVAAHYPHPMHSWHGPSMSIVNDTFTRLGGTNFGVKLETPPTHPGLLAMVLPWRSGTQHRQLLQAADHLGSFIVLTRDRDGGRVQADRQGAPLIDYRLSAFDRKSMLTGVRAAAEIHVAAGAHTVYLPHGTLPTLHAEDGVLHNPELLASLARLPWRPNRFGLYSAHQMSTCRLGGQARTHPLRPDGETVEVRGLYVADGSAFPACSGANPMLTIMALAHYTAQGLKASRPA from the coding sequence ATGGCTCGCCCAACCCCGCCTGGGCCGCGCTCGGCTACCCTGGCCCCTGCCCCCGCCCGACGGCGACCCGCCCGGCGCCACCGAGCGCCCGCTGCGGCCGCTAGCCCCTGCCACCGCTACTACTTATCACTGCCAGGTGCTGGTAATCGGCTCGGGGCGGGCGGCGGGGTGGTGGCCGGCGAGCTGGCCCAGGCCGGCCACGACGTGCTGGTGCTCGAAGCCGGCCCCTACCTCCACGGCCGCGACTTTACCCAGCGCGAAGTGGATATGATGGGCCGCCTCTACGACGCGCGCGGCGCCCTCAGCACCCGCGATGGCAGTGTGGGTATCTTGGCCGGCGCCTGCCTGGGCGGCGGCACCACCGTCAACTGGGCCGGCGCCTTCCGCACTCCCGACTATGTGCTGGCAGAATGGGCTAGCCAGCACGACGCGCCGCAATTTCTCAGTTCTGATTTCCAAAAAAGCCTCGACGCCGTGGCCGCCGCGCTCAGCGTGAACACCGATTACCCGCGCCACAACGGCCAGAACCAGGCCCTGCGCGATGGCTCGGCCCGGCTCGGGCAGGCCACCCGGCTCATTCCGCGCAATGAGAAGGGCCTCATGGCAGTTGACCAGCACTTTAGCGCGCTGGGCTACTCTACGCTGGGCGATGCCCACGGCCTCAAGCAGGGCACCCTCAACACCTACTTGCGCACCGCCGCCGACCACGGCGCCCGCCTGCTGCCCGATACGCGCGTCGAGCGCGTGACCATCGTGGCGGGCCGCGCCACTGGCGCCGAGGCCGTGCATACCCCCCCTGGCGGGCAGCCAGTGCACATTACGGTGCGGGCCGAGCGGGTAGTGGTAGCGGGCGGCGCCATCCAGACGCCGGTGCTGCTGCTGCGCTCGGGGCTGCGGCACCCGCACCTGGGGCGGCACCTGCACCTGCACCCCACGGTGGCGGTGGCCGCGCACTACCCGCACCCCATGCACTCGTGGCACGGGCCGAGCATGAGCATTGTCAATGACACCTTTACGCGGCTGGGCGGCACCAACTTTGGCGTAAAGCTCGAAACGCCACCCACCCACCCCGGCCTGCTGGCGATGGTGCTGCCCTGGCGCTCGGGCACGCAGCACCGCCAGCTGCTGCAAGCTGCCGACCATCTGGGCTCGTTCATTGTGCTCACCCGCGACCGCGACGGCGGCCGCGTGCAGGCAGACCGTCAGGGCGCGCCGCTCATCGACTACCGGCTGTCGGCCTTTGATAGAAAGAGCATGCTGACCGGCGTGCGCGCCGCCGCCGAAATTCACGTGGCGGCCGGCGCCCACACCGTGTACCTGCCCCACGGCACCCTACCCACGCTGCACGCCGAGGATGGCGTGCTGCACAACCCCGAGCTGCTGGCTAGCCTGGCGCGCCTGCCCTGGCGCCCCAACCGCTTTGGCCTCTACAGCGCCCACCAGATGAGCACCTGCCGCCTGGGCGGCCAGGCGCGCACGCACCCGCTGCGCCCCGACGGCGAAACCGTGGAAGTGCGCGGCCTGTACGTGGCCGACGGCTCAGCTTTTCCGGCGTGCAGCGGCGCCAATCCCATGCTCACGATTATGGCCCTGGCTCACTACACGGCGCAGGGCTTGAAAGCCTCCAGACCAGCCTAG